In Deferribacter desulfuricans SSM1, the following are encoded in one genomic region:
- the nuoH gene encoding NADH-quinone oxidoreductase subunit NuoH, producing MLVGIILTVIKILIVITVVLLSVAYMTWAERKVIGHMQVRLGPTHVGWKGLLQPIADGLKLLMKEDLVPDMVDKPVFIIAPLLSLIPALSAFAVIPFADKFVIFGKEVQPYISDINIGLLYILALSSVGTYGIIMSGWASNSKYALLGSLRSSAQVISYETAMGLSLVGPVLLAGSLSLRDITIAQKGLWFIVPQIVAFVVYLISAIAETNRAPFDLPEAETELVAGFHVEYSSMKFALFFLAEYANMYVVSSIATIVFLGGWNGPILPGFVWFVLKVLFFMFLYLWLRATLPRLRFDQLMSLGWKVLIPVALANLLVTSIIVYIVR from the coding sequence ATGTTAGTGGGGATAATTTTAACAGTCATTAAGATTCTAATTGTAATAACAGTTGTATTACTGAGTGTAGCTTATATGACATGGGCAGAGAGAAAGGTAATTGGTCATATGCAAGTGAGACTTGGTCCTACTCATGTTGGTTGGAAAGGTTTACTACAGCCAATTGCTGACGGGCTAAAGTTGTTGATGAAAGAAGATTTGGTTCCAGATATGGTCGATAAGCCAGTATTTATAATAGCTCCACTACTTAGTTTAATTCCTGCATTAAGTGCTTTTGCAGTTATACCATTTGCTGATAAATTTGTGATTTTTGGAAAAGAGGTACAACCTTATATTTCAGATATAAATATAGGTCTTTTATATATTTTAGCACTTTCTTCAGTTGGTACTTACGGTATTATAATGTCAGGTTGGGCTTCAAACTCAAAATATGCTTTACTTGGTAGTTTAAGATCATCTGCTCAGGTAATTAGTTATGAAACAGCAATGGGGCTATCACTAGTTGGTCCAGTTTTATTAGCAGGTTCTTTGTCTTTGAGAGATATAACTATAGCACAAAAAGGGTTATGGTTTATAGTTCCCCAGATTGTTGCTTTTGTGGTTTATCTTATATCAGCTATAGCTGAAACAAACAGAGCTCCATTTGACTTGCCAGAAGCAGAAACAGAACTTGTAGCTGGTTTCCATGTTGAGTACTCAAGTATGAAGTTTGCACTGTTTTTCTTAGCAGAATACGCAAATATGTATGTAGTATCATCAATCGCAACAATAGTATTTTTAGGTGGATGGAATGGACCTATATTACCAGGTTTTGTTTGGTTTGTGTTAAAAGTATTATTTTTCATGTTCTTGTATTTATGGTTGAGAGCAACTCTGCCAAGGTTAAGATTTGACCAACTCATGTCCTTAGGTTGGAAGGTCCTGATACCAGTGGCTTTGGCAAATCTGCTGGTAACTTCAATAATAGTATATATTGTGAGATAG